The following are from one region of the Mauremys reevesii isolate NIE-2019 linkage group 2, ASM1616193v1, whole genome shotgun sequence genome:
- the RRS1 gene encoding ribosome biogenesis regulatory protein homolog, whose amino-acid sequence MAALCVEELLARAEQPHRSVAVEKELELEFDLGNLLALDRNVPPSMPRAAGAQRESRLLSLARDNTQLLVAQLWGLPAGRAEGATGPLVAQLPEPSYRLPREKPLPRPRPPTRWEQFARLKGIRRRKRTSLVWDEAAKQWRRRWGYERAGGDPARDWLIEVPAGADPHEDQFAKRLREKREKVARNEFNRLRNIARGALPGRGLHPTGHQSRAELGRATQVARVSTASLGRFQPRLPKEPPAPPPRGGKKRRFEPLLGDLAAERSRQLELLRGLGSKKPPLDLTRAVNKQLREEDAQAAAGKGRKRGQRGKRGRQRPGGGKGPAGGKGKKGGARRRQQQQRPAGRKRS is encoded by the coding sequence ATGGCGGCGCTGTGCGTGGAGGAGTTGCTGGCTCGCGCGGAGCAGCCGCACCGGAGTGTGGCGGTGGagaaggagctggagctggagttcGACCTGGGGAACCTGCTCGCGCTGGACCGGAACGTGCCGCCCTCGATGCCGCGCGCCGCGGGGGCCCAGCGCGAGAGCCGCCTGCTCTCGCTGGCCCGGGACAACACGCAGCTGCTGGTGGCCCAGCTGTGGGGGCTGCCGGCGGGGCGCGCCGAGGGGGCGACGGGGCCGCTGGTGGCGCAGCTGCCCGAGCCCTCCTACCGCCTGCCCCGGGAGAAGCCCCTGCCGCGGCCCCGGCCGCCCACCCGCTGGGAGCAGTTCGCCCGGCTGAAGGGGATCCGGCGGCGCAAGCGCACGTCGCTGGTGTGGGACGAGGCGGCCAAGCAGTGGCGGCGGCGCTGGGGCTACGAGCGGGCCGGCGGGGACCCCGCCCGGGACTGGCTCATCGAGGTGCCGGCCGGCGCCGACCCCCACGAGGACCAGTTCGCCAAGCGGCTCCGCGAGAAGCGCGAGAAAGTGGCGCGCAACGAGTTCAACCGCCTCCGCAACATCGCCCGGGGCGCCCTGCCCGGCCGCGGCCTCCACCCCACCGGCCACCAGAGCCGCGCCGAGCTGGGCCGCGCCACGCAAGTGGCCCGCGTTTCCACCGCCTCCCTGGGCCGCTTCCAGCCCCGGCTCCCCAAGGAGCCGCCCGCGCCCCCGCCCAGGGGCGGCAAGAAGCGGCGTTTCGAGccgctgctgggtgacctggcgGCCGAGAGGAGCCGGCAgctggagctgctgcgggggctgggcagcaagaAGCCGCCGCTCGACCTGACCCGCGCCGTCAACAAGCAGCTGCGCGAGGAGGACGCCCAGGCGGCCGCGGGCAAGGGCAGGAAGCGCGGGCAGCGGGGCAAGCGGGGCCGGCAGCGCCCGGGAGGCGGCAAGGGGCCTGCGGGCGGCAAGGGCAAGAAAGGCGGGGcccggcggcggcagcagcagcagcgcccgGCGGGCAGAAAGAGGAGCTGA
- the ADHFE1 gene encoding hydroxyacid-oxoacid transhydrogenase, mitochondrial: protein MAGGRERVAHLLRQLQRAACQCPAHSHTYSQAPEHAALRRTDYAFEMAVSNIRYGEGVTKEVGMDLQNLGARKVCVMTDKNLCQLPPVKAVLNSLTKNRITFQMYDDVRVEPTDQSFMDAITFAKKGEFDAYVAVGGGSVIDTCKAANLYSSSPESDFLDYVNAPIGKGKSVTVPLKPFIAVPTTAGTGSETTGIAIFDYKELKVKTGIASRAIKPTLGMIDPLHTIHMPERVVANSGFDVLCHALEAYTALPYKMRSPCPSNPINRPAYQGSNPISDVWAVHALRIVAKYLKRAVRMPDDHEARANMHLASAFAGIGFGNAGVHLCHGMSYPISGLVKSYRAKDYNVDHPLVPHGLSVVLTSPAVFTFTAEMCPERHLEAAEILGADIRTAKIKDAGLILADTLRKFLFDLNVDDGLAAIGYSKADIPALVKGTLPQERVTKLSPRPQTEEELSALFEASMKLY from the exons ATGGCAGGAGGACGGGAGAGAGTCGCTCACTTGCTAAGGCAGCTGCAGCGCGCAGC ATGCCAGTGTCCCGCTCATTCCCACACTTACTCTCAAG CTCCTGAACATGCTGCTTTGAGGAGAACAGACTATGCTTTTGAG aTGGCTGTGTCAAATATCAGATATGGAGAAGGTGTCACTAAAGAAGTAGGCATG GACCTGCAGAATCTGGGTGCTAGAAAAGTTTGTGTGATGACAGATAAGAACCTCTGCCAGCTCCCTCCAGTAAAAGCAGTATTGAATTCCTTGACAAAAAATAGAATCACTTTTCAAATGTATGATGATGTCCGAGTGGAGCCAACGGATCAGAG TTTCATGGATGCCATCACATTTGCTAAAAAGGGGGAGTTTGATGCCTATGTTGCTGTGGGCGGTGGTTCTGTAATAGACACTTGCAAAGCTGCCAACCTGTATTCATCCAGTCCTGAATCGGATTTCTTAGATTACGTCAATGCTCCCATTGGAAAAGGAAAGTCTGTTACTGTGCCTCTCAAGCCATTCATTGCAG TTCCCACAACAGCTGGAACTGGAAGTGAAACCACTGGCATTGCCATTTTTGATTACAAAGAACTAAAAGTAAAAACTG GCATTGCTTCTAGAGCCATTAAGCCCACATTGGGTATGATTGATCCTTTACATACAATCCATATGCCAGAGCGAGTAGTGGCCAACAGTGGCTTTGATGTGCTTTG CCATGCACTAGAAGCGTACACTGCTCTTCCTTACAAGATGCGCAGTCCCTGCCCTTCAAATCCAATCAACCGGCCTGCTTACCAAGGCAGCAACCCTATCAGTGATGTCTGGGCTGTCCACGCACTGCGCATTGTGGCAAAGTATTTGAAAAG AGCTGTCAGAATGCCAGATGATCATGAAGCAAGGGCTAACATGCACCTAGCAAGTGCTTTTGCTGGCATCGGCTTTGGAAATGCTGGTGTTCATCTTTG CCATGGAATGTCTTACCCTATTTCTGGCTTGGTGAAGAGTTACAGAGCAAAGGATTATAATGTCGATCATCCTCTGGTG ccaCATGGTCTTTCTGTGGTACTCACCTCCCCCGCAGTATTTACTTTCACAGCAGAGATGTGCCCCGAACGGCACTTGGAGGCTGCAGAGATACTAG GAGCTGACATCCGCACTGCCAAAATCAAAGATGCTGGGCTTATTTTGGCAGACACGCTCCGGAAATTCTTATTTGATCTGAATGTTGATGATGGCTTAGCTGCAATTGGTTATTCTAAAGCAGATATCCCTGCTTTAGTCAAAGGCACTCTCCCTCAG GAAAGAGTGACTAAACTATCACCTCGTCCCCAGACCGAAGAAGAGCTATCTGCCCTGTTTGAGGCATCCATGAAACTTTATTAG